The stretch of DNA gaATTTCCATATGTGTCTGTGATCCAGTGGCAGAGAGGACTCGATTTTAAAGGGTATTTGtgacttatctgaatatatatatatatatatatatatatatatatatatatatatatatatatatatatatatatatatatatatatatatatatatatatacgaatttaattcgttccattaCCATCGTTGTATGTCAAAACAGTTGTATCTCAAagcattttttcccatttaaaataatgtaatatgtattaatTCGTTCTAGCGCCATGAAACCACACCAAAACACaacaaaattacatataatatacacaatttatacacaaacaaacgagtaataacacacacaatgataaaataacatagtaATGTGATAAATGATAGTAAacgttaataaaatcaataaaaaaaaggaattttacttACCAAACCGAAAGATGATGTGAGGCcagcaggaggaggaggtagggaggGGTGGCAGGGAACGAATTGTTCTCTTTTTATTTACTTATGTTCACTAATTACGACGTGAACATCCACGACTGGCTTTGAACTCCTCGCCACCTTGAGACGATTCTCCCTCCGTCTCGGCTGCATTTTGCTTAAGATCTTTGAATATGCTGCTAGCCTTCTTGCAAACGATCGCTTCCGAAACCAAGTCGCCAGCCAATTCCTTCTCCTTAATCCATAGTAAAAGTAGCCGTTCCATCTCATCATGCACATCAGTTCgtagtttagaaataatggtgatgcCTTTGGAAGGTTCCTGCTTcttaatagcttccttctgcttgattATCATGGATATTGTATTAGGATTTCGACCATACTCTTTTGCCAAATCGACGATACGAACACCGCATTCAAGCTTTTCTATAATTTCACGTTTTGCTGCCATCGACATAATTTCCTGGGTTTTTTGTTTTCCCTTGCCTTGTCTTTAACCTTGGGACCCATGGTTAATGATAAGATACACAAAATAACCCGAAAATTAGGCTCAAAGTACAACGAACACAACGACGTGTAAACGTTGCAGCACAAACAAACAGACTAGACCGAACGCCATCTATCGGTCGTCTTTACAACTATcgagataattttcttttattttattgtatcacctgctttgttaataataaaatagacaaaataataaaatagacaaatTAACACAAAAATTAGGCACAAATACAACAAACACAATATGTTAACGATGCAGCAACAACAAACAAACGGAACGAACGCCATCTATCGGTCGCCTTTACAACTATCACTCATTGCAAAATCGTATCtcaaatatttctttgtatatcaaagcatatattttctaaaattttctgTTATATCTCAAGAAAATCGTATGTTAGGGCattcgtatgtcaaggttccagtatatatatatatatatatatatatatatatatatatatatatatgtatatatatatatgtatatatatatgtatatatatatatatatatatatatatatatatatatatatatatatatatatatatatacacacacacatatatatatatatatatatatatatatatacacacacacatatatatatatatatatatatatacacacatatatatatatatatatatatatatatatatatgtatgtatatatatatatatacatatatatatatatatatatatatatatatatatatatgtatatatatatatatgtatatatatatgtatatatatatatatatatatatatatatatatatatatatacacacacacatatatatatatatatatatatatatatatatatatatacacacacacacatatatatatatatatatatatatatatatatatgtatgtatatatatatatatacatatatatatatatatatatatatatatatatatttaaatatatacatatatacatatttatatatatatatatatatatatatatatatatatatgtgtgtgtgtgtgtatgcgtaaaaatcacaggtaaacctgatgctcagatgcaaaataaccacagggaaaatgaatataggaaatataagattaacccCTGACTAGTTTCCTGACACTTTTTCAGTCATCTAATgacgtatcacgaaactagccgggacttaatcttatatttcctattttcattttccctgtggattATTTTGcttaatatacatgcatacaaatatatatatatatatatatatatatatatatatatatatatatatatatatactgtatatatatatatatatatatatatatatatactgtatatatatatatatatatatatatactgtatatatatatatatatatatatatatatatactgtatatatatatatatatatatatatatatatatatatatatatacatatatacatatatatacatatatacatatatatatatatatatatatatatatatatgtatatatatatatatatatatacatacatatatatatatatatatatatatatatatatatatatatgtgtgtgggtgtgtgtatatataaatatatatacatacatacatatatatatatatatatatatatatatatatatatatatatatatatatatagacaatagcATGATAAAAAATACAACTTAATTACGGACTTCTagagaaataaaagatgaaaaaatgtcTTTACCGCCGTAAACTTATTTCATCGGAAAACTATAACGGCGATAACCTTTTGACATTCAACATGGCATGAAATATAATGAGGCTGAATCAAACTAGGCCACTCTCACTATTATTAATTGACAGCTGGATCGAGGCTAGATAGACACAGGGAAAATGTTCACATTCAACACTTTAATCGTGAATTTTTACGTTCAAATATCTTGGCACTGTCACATCACATTCTGTTTCAACATGTTTTCTTTGCCACTTTATCTACATATAAAATTGAAacatcattttcaattttttttttgggggggtgggtttATTTGCGTTTAACAATTTCATTTCATtccatctttttatttttacaagaaAAGATTGAATTGACAATATAAGTTGTTTCCTTAAACACACTTTTCTTCTGATCACATTTGCTAAAATTACCACTATCTTTCTTTAATCATTTCACTGCTATTCTTTTCCCCCTACATAAACAGCTCATTTACCTCATCTCTCTGCCTTTCATTTATCATCATGACCTTACTCTTGCGAAAAAAGTGCTTTTAACATTCCCATTTACTACTACTTTTAAACGATTTTCACTGATACAAATTAAATAGAATCTGTAAAATTTACTCTTTTAAAATTATAACCACATCATCTGCTCGATTCCATACAACTCTAATTATTCCAAACACAAAAGTAGTCAGCTACCGTGAAGCTGTGACTAAACTATAATAGACATATCGTTTAAATAATCTACATACTCTTCAACTGTTCCCTTTTATCATATAAATTAGTTATAACTCTGAACATTACCAGACAGGAGTGTTTTATAATTCAAACTCTGATTCATATTTCTGTatgaatagagataaaaaaaattacagatatGATAAATGTGGTTCCAAGCGCAAAGATAAAAAAGGGGTTCATGAAAGAAGCATAGAGTGCTGATGTCAGTAAATGGTATTAATTGGCGGTGATGGAGAGACGTGAAAAAGTCGGGAGGTATTTGCAAGAGCTGAAAGTTGATAGTAATGTCAGGAAGATAAATATAGGCCATGAAGTAAAATGTTGATATGGGGAGAGAAGAACTCGGTAGAGTTGATTCATATGGACCTATGGGAGTAACAGTATCAGATGATGGCAGGATGCGAGAATAAGAGATGAGAAAATGGGTAGCAAGATAACAACAAAAGCCTAAGAAAAATAAATCGGTTTATCAAGATGCCAAACAAAAGCCcaagaaaaataaatttgtttacCAAGACACCAACAAAAGCctaagaaaaataaatcagtttaaCAAGATACCAACAAATGCCTAAGAAAAATAAACTGGTTAATCAAGATACCAACAAAAGCCTAAGAAAAATAAATTCGTTTATCCAGATACCAACAAAAGCCTCAGAAAAATAAATTGGTTTATCAAGATACCAACAAAAgcttaagaaaaataaattggatTTTCAAGATACCAACAAAAGTCTAAGAAAAATAAATTGGTTTATCAAGATACCAAAAAAACCTTAAGAAAAATAAACTGGTTTATCAAGATGCCAACAAATGcctaagaaaaataaattagtttatCGTGATACCAACAAAAGCctaagaaaaataaatcagtttatCAAGATACCAACAAAAGCCTAAGAAAAATAAACTAAGTTTACAAAGACAAAATCACGACGTATGGAGAGGTAAACCAACTCTATGAATACTGAATACAAAATGTATGGAAAGAGAAGTGGAGGCTGTTAAGGCGAGTTCTTTCAAGAATACCTGATGAGAGGAGCGAAAATATTTATAAACAGTGTACAATATATCTGGAGGCTTTGGAAAGAATGCTGAGAAAAAGAGAGATTAAACGTTCGACAGATGGGGTGAAAAATGGATGTCTACTTATGAATTGGTAAAGGGTTGAGTATATACCTTCTGATAAACGCTCCCTTAGTGGGGTTTTGAGGTATAAGAATATCTGTAAATCTGAAATAAGAAAAGATTACTTAcatgtacacatatgcatacagacgtataaacacacattatatgtacacacatatacttataaatatatgtatacatatgtatacaagtgtatatatgcctttatgtatgtatgtgtgtaagtgacCTTTGCTTATTTCaactttacagatatatatatatatatatatatatatatatatatatatatatatatatatatatatacatatatacatatatacatatatatatatatatatatatatatatatacagtatatatatatgtatatatatatatatacatatatatatatatatatatatatatatatatacacacacatatatatatatatatatatatatatatatatatatatatatatatatatatacaccgtgtgAATTATATAAATCACCACAAAAGTTGTCATGGCATAGCTGATGCAATTGTGAATTCTGTAAGAGTGTATTAGCCCATTGTATGccaacttatcattaaccaaaacttgatattttcataatagtgGGCACtatttgaaatatttctatttGCAGAGCATTCTACTGTTACATTTTCACCGAAAGTTTCTCTTCACTGGATTAGATGAGCGATTTTGTGTTTTGTAGCTCGGCCCTGTGCTCAGCGAGGTCGTTCAGCCTCCAAGTGCAACTTTGAGGAAAACCCGgcagttgcaatatgaagtaaaagttacaGCACATCAAGAAGGAAAAAAggaggggagggggcttgggcgcttatcatatgtatataatgtcagtctctagggcattgtcctgcttaatagggcaatgccactgtcccttgcctctgccattcatgaggagcctttaaacTCTATAACAAACATTACCATCTACAAATTAGACAAAAAaccgaaaatatattttcttcctaaTCTTACTAGACTTTAATCTATAAATCTTCAGTCGCAAATTTTAGAATATCAACATTTCATATAAACTGACTTAATTACCTTTTAAACCTGATACAATAGCATATACGAATTTTAGAATATCAACATTTCATATAAACTAACTTAATTACCTTTTAAACCTGATACAATAGcatataaaagaaatacaaaaaccttcatttgaaaaaaaaaaatcatacacaaacatatacaacaAACAGAGCGGCAACACTAATACCATTAATAATGGTTTTATAGAAATTGGTAGATGAAGAGCCCGGAGGATAAAGCTGTCCATGGGTTTAGTGCGTAACACCAAAGAATTGCTGGACTTCCTCCCCTTAAATAACATAAATGGGACACTTGTTGCCGACAGTCCCAAGGAAAAACTAAGATTCTCTCTTTCTACGCCTGAAGAAATATTTAcacagacgctctctctctctctctctctctctctctctctctctctctctctctctctctctctctctctacacgcacaCACCTATAATACTTTTCACAATAAATTTTACACAGACGCACTCTCTTtttctcactccctctctctctctctctctctctcactctctctctctctctctctctctctctctctctctctctctctctctctctctctcgtctacaaCTTTCACAATAAACACGTAAAAAAATAAACgaacaattaaataataaaaataatttatataaacttttaactacatatgaacaaatacccttaaattttctataaaaaaaattaaggcaacttatcctttataataagtttggaaatcgtcaGGAGAAAGAACCGTCACttaattatttggatttatcagtttgaaacggatagagaaGTTTTGGTATTCATTTCAGTATAACATAAACTTTGGCTATAAGAAATGTCAACACAGGCTCAAATGAAACCGTATGTAACAAAGAAGTATTTATACTGTAATATGTAATTATAGGTTAGTTATTTTTTCCGTGTGAGAGGACTTCgtttaaaaagaaatatgttaaaatcaagatttttttcggtCTGTCTGTGTACATTtggtattactttcaaaatatatattacaggGGGAGTTGAGAGCACTGTGAAACGGGGGGAGGGGGTGTTTCCGTCCCCTATGTGATAACGGCCCCAAGTTgagggtggtcgctatgttcttgaaaTAGCCCAAGACATACGTTATCaagaaatgagtaaaaaaaaaaaagttagaagaaAGCATCCTGAAGGGTGGTCCTAGCACCCAGCCTAAATGACGTATTTTAAAATCCTTATACTTCGGATAACTGCTACACAAAAGTATTTCTTTAACTTTTTCAGAGATACTTGGGAGATTCAACTCCATTCTCATGATTTCAATACGTGTGCTCATGGTACGACCTACTATTATGCGCTGTGCTTGATTTTGTATTATTACAAACTTCCTTAATTCCTTCTCCGAATAGCAAACTAACACTGGAGCTGCAAACTCAATAATTGAACGAATCATGTTCATGTACATCATTCGCAGTACAGGTactgttagaatcaaaagaacgccgacactcgggggaaatctttcgtcagatctctctaatgttcccatgacaaaacatacgtgttgctcttcttactacttctacgaaatgggcggagccttctccaaccttagcgaaccacagacagtaaagggctgtctttgttagcaaaatcatacaaaagttacaaatagaGTTGCCATAATTCGATTCTTTATTataatttgacgtctcaaatatatactgcaaatacaaaacacccacattatttatatatatatatatatatatatatatatatatatactatatatacatatatatatatatatatatacatatatttatatatatatatatatatatatatatatatacatatatatatataatatatatatatatatatatatgatatataatatatatatgtgtgtgtgtgtgtgtgtatatatatatatatgtgtgtgtgtgtgtaacatcaattttcgtgccagtttctcggaccagggttcgattccccggcctacCAGAAGCTTTTAtttcttgagttgattcccccttggttctctgatcctgaggtatagagaatatccagatattaagggagtataatatatggcttatataaatatgaaaaacgcgtctaaatgtgcaaaatttatcattatatatatatatatatatatatataatatatatatatatatatatatatatatgtgtgtgtgtgtgtatatatatatgtatatatatatacatatatacatatatatatatatatatatatatatatatatatatatatttatatatatatatatatggtgtgtgtgtgtgtgtatgtatagaaatcCCAAATCTAACACGtgatgagaataaaataataaagtattatagccacgaaaagaaaaatgaaaacacaaactcagttcttttgtgactataatatatatatatataatatatatatatatatatatacataaatatatatatatattatatatatatattatatatatatatatatatatatatacagtatatatatatatatatatatatatatatatataatatatatatatatgctgtatatatacatatatataaaatatctatctatctatctatctatctatctatctatctatctatatatatatatgatgtatatatatgtatatataatatatatatatatatatatactgcatatatgtatatatatatactgtatatatgtatatatatatatatatatatatatatatatatatatatatataatttgataacttgaagaaaatagcagacaacttaagagctaagaaatcagtggtctttatgaaaaacgaaggaaaaatagcatttgggtctacacctccataagcatcatcaTCCATgaagtgtcctaattccataggacttaaatgctaaactagttaatttagcctcagaaaaacaggaatgaggaagatctattttctcaatactctacttactgtctgttatggtcagctatatcaaaacgtaattataagaaatcccctttaatgttttattccctcataaattaacttatcatagaaattagcaaaataataacaggtaagaaaataataccaagcaaacacacaaacacacatacatatatatatacatatttatatatatatttatatatatacatatatatacatacatacatacacacacacatacacacacacacacatatatatatatatatatatatatatatatatatatatatatataatatatagtattatatatatttacacacgtgtgtgcgcgtgtgaaggtaccctgttcctactcttcccgtaagccaactttcgttttgacgtcacgattgcgtatcaatctttaggggtcctgatgaagggcaacaaactcttttctcagaatattcgtttgaccagttcctctcctcctgccgttgcgcttcttggtcgaatttcttttgacgaacattttgaaggcgtttcataacgacggaacacAACTGAACCAtagatccctttgcaattaaaatatcctttttataatgaccgtaagaggtctcgtatCTCAAATTcccctcctgatgatgatgatttagattgacccgcctatatacaaggcggaccacgggccattgttttagaggaaaaaaatgacttcagattgaagaattttagctttctctggtccttcaatattctctacttctgtgcagtttccgccttattctgcacaatctttatttttggatcttcgacattatggactttactttctcgttcaaatccacacaatcgtaaagtgatcaacaaataataactagttctccttttcgcattccttatttcttctctcccggtctccttcctgtctccctcttcttcctgtattttctgtccgaatcctttcaaataaatccattattagtcttgaagattcttgtttagcttttcatatctgccttcatgattccacttttgttgttgattttagacgatgtattttggttttcttccaaagtcgcagactcaataattctcttaccTTTCACCAAAAGCATTTTCTGCaacacccaaatcttgtttcctttttcatggcctcagaggcaagtcggtgataaaatcttgcaaatttgggttgatcaataaaacgattaaaaaccatctttttaccttttctaatatTCCTGCTCAAGACAAATGACAATTTtaaatccgatttggaaatgcaccggtattccatatttctcctatcagagagactaagaatctttacAGCTCTGATAGGAGAGCAATTCAATTTACCTATTgacgaagaaaaacaaattggagtagAACAATGAGTTGGGAAAATTTGAAGACTTTCTGATttcatccttcaatattctctacttctgtgcagtttccgtcttattctgcacaatctttatttttggatcttcatcaTTATGGGCTATtattactcatttcaaatccgcacaatcgtaaactgatcaacaaataataactagttctccttttcggatactttatttcttctctcccgttctccttcctgtctccctcttcttcctgtattttctgtccgaatcctttcaaataaatcagttattagtcttcaaaattcttgtttggcttttcatgactgctttcctgattccacttgtcgttgatccctttcttcttagaagaaagaagtcttcaaaacaagaatcttgaagacttcttctttctctccatgaggaagaagagcGTCTTcgaaacaagaattttgaagacttcttcttcctcatggagagaaagaagaagtcttcaagattcttgtattGCTTTCCTGCCTTCCTGATtcaacttgtcgttgatccctttcttcttagaagaaagtagtcttcaaaacaagaatcttgaagacttctttctctccatgaggaagaagtcttcaaaacaagaatcttgaagatttcttcttcctaatggagagaaagaagaagtcttcaagattcttgttttccttttcatgactgcctacctgattccacttgtcgttgatccctttcttcttagaagaaagaagtcttgaaaacaagaatcttgaagactttttctttctctccatgaggaagaagaggtcttcgaaacaagaatcttgaagacttcttcttcctcatggagagaaagaagaagtcttcaagattcttgtattgcttttcatgactgtcttcctgattcaacttgtcgttggtccctttcttcttagaagaaagaagtcttcaaaacaaaaatcttgaagacttctcctttctcttcacgaggaagaagtcttcaaaccaagaatcttgaagacttctttttcctcatgaagagaaacaagaagtcttc from Palaemon carinicauda isolate YSFRI2023 chromosome 44, ASM3689809v2, whole genome shotgun sequence encodes:
- the LOC137634384 gene encoding putative CENPB DNA-binding domain-containing protein 1 — protein: MSMAAKREIIEKLECGVRIVDLAKEYGRNPNTISMIIKQKEAIKKQEPSKGITIISKLRTDVHDEMERLLLLWIKEKELAGDLVSEAIVCKKASSIFKDLKQNAAETEGESSQGGEEFKASRGCSRRN